One Mycobacterium kubicae genomic window carries:
- a CDS encoding small basic family protein — MIGIAALAVGIVLGLLFHPNVPEVVQPYLPIAVVAALDAVFGGLRAYLERIFDPKVFVVSFVFNVFVAALIVYLGDQLGVGTQLSTAIIVVLGIRIFGNAAALRRRLFGA, encoded by the coding sequence ATGATCGGTATCGCTGCGCTTGCCGTCGGAATCGTGTTGGGATTGCTGTTTCACCCCAATGTGCCCGAGGTCGTCCAGCCGTACTTGCCCATCGCCGTGGTCGCCGCCCTCGATGCCGTATTCGGCGGGTTGCGCGCCTACCTGGAGCGGATCTTCGACCCCAAGGTTTTCGTGGTGTCGTTCGTGTTCAACGTCTTCGTGGCCGCTCTGATCGTGTATCTCGGCGACCAACTGGGCGTGGGCACCCAGCTCTCCACAGCCATCATCGTCGTCCTGGGCATCCGGATCTTCGGCAACGCCGCCGCACTGCGCCGCCGGTTGTTCGGAGCGTGA
- a CDS encoding DUF881 domain-containing protein, whose amino-acid sequence MADTDRALGGYDPNAGYHAHAAARPQTIPVPSLLRALLSEHLDPGYAAAAAAREGAETPRRGRERAFNWMWQAVAATLVATVFAAAVAQARSVAPGVRTAQQLLASNVRSTQGTATRLAQRRNALSVKVDEVQRAALADDAQGQRLLSRLDALSLPAASTRVIGPGLTLTVTDPGASPNLSDASKQRVSGSQQIILDRDLQLVVNSLWASGAEAISVDGTRVGPNVTIRQAGGAILVDNNPTSSPYTILAIGPPHAMQEVFDQSPGMRRLKLLEMSYGVVLSVNAGDGLTLPAGTTRDVRFAKQIGP is encoded by the coding sequence GTGGCTGATACCGACCGCGCGCTGGGCGGGTACGACCCCAACGCCGGCTACCACGCCCACGCCGCCGCGCGCCCGCAAACGATTCCGGTGCCCTCGCTGCTGCGTGCGCTGCTGTCGGAGCACCTGGACCCCGGATACGCCGCGGCGGCCGCCGCACGAGAGGGCGCCGAGACCCCGCGGCGCGGGCGCGAGCGCGCGTTCAACTGGATGTGGCAGGCGGTGGCGGCGACCCTGGTGGCGACGGTCTTCGCCGCAGCGGTGGCTCAGGCCCGCTCGGTGGCACCCGGCGTCCGGACCGCCCAGCAGTTGCTCGCCAGCAACGTGCGCTCGACCCAGGGCACCGCCACCCGCTTGGCCCAACGGCGCAACGCCCTGTCGGTCAAGGTCGACGAGGTGCAGCGCGCCGCCCTGGCCGACGACGCCCAGGGCCAGCGGCTGCTCAGCCGCCTGGACGCGCTGAGCTTGCCGGCGGCCAGCACCCGGGTCATCGGCCCGGGCCTGACGCTCACGGTGACCGATCCGGGAGCCAGCCCGAACCTGTCCGATGCGTCCAAGCAGCGGGTCAGCGGCAGTCAGCAGATCATCCTGGACCGCGACCTGCAACTCGTCGTCAATTCTTTGTGGGCCAGTGGGGCCGAAGCGATTTCGGTGGACGGCACCCGGGTGGGACCCAACGTGACCATCCGGCAGGCCGGGGGAGCGATCCTGGTCGACAACAATCCGACCAGCAGTCCCTACACCATCCTGGCGATCGGACCACCTCACGCAATGCAGGAGGTCTTCGACCAGAGCCCCGGAATGCGCCGTCTCAAGCTGCTGGAAATGTCCTACGGCGTGGTGCTGAGCGTGAACGCCGGTGACGGCCTGACCCTGCCCGCCGGCACGACGCGAGATGTCCGATTCGCCAAACAGATTGGGCCCTAG
- a CDS encoding bifunctional nuclease family protein, producing the protein MGEVRVVGIRVEQPQNQPVLLLREANGDRYLPIWIGQSEAAAIALEQQGVEPPRPLTHDLIKDVIAALGHSLKEVRIVDLQEGTFYADLIFDRDIKVSARPSDSVAIALRVGVPIYVEEAVLAQAGLLIPDEGDEEASSAVREDEVEKFKEFLDSVSPDDFKAT; encoded by the coding sequence ATGGGTGAAGTTCGTGTTGTCGGCATTCGCGTCGAGCAACCGCAAAACCAGCCGGTGCTGCTACTGCGCGAGGCCAACGGTGATCGGTATCTGCCCATCTGGATCGGTCAGTCCGAGGCAGCGGCCATCGCTCTCGAGCAGCAGGGCGTCGAGCCGCCGCGGCCGCTGACTCATGACCTCATCAAGGATGTCATTGCTGCCCTTGGGCATTCGCTCAAGGAGGTGCGCATCGTCGACCTGCAGGAAGGCACCTTTTACGCCGACCTGATCTTCGACCGCGACATCAAGGTGTCAGCCCGGCCGTCGGACTCCGTGGCGATCGCGTTGCGGGTCGGTGTCCCGATCTACGTCGAGGAGGCGGTGCTGGCCCAGGCCGGCCTGCTGATCCCCGACGAGGGTGACGAAGAGGCCAGCAGCGCGGTGCGCGAGGACGAGGTCGAAAAGTTCAAGGAGTTCTTGGACAGCGTGTCACCCGACGACTTCAAGGCCACCTAG
- a CDS encoding CDP-alcohol phosphatidyltransferase family protein, translating into MEQALTQNRVLTVPNVLSVIRLALIPVFVYLMLVTHANGWAVAILMFSGASDWADGKIARLLNQSSRLGVLLDPAVDRLYMITVPLVFGLSGIAPWWFVITLLARDGALAATLPLLRSRGLTALPVTYIGKGATFALMSGFPLVLLGQWHTTWSRAVGACGWAFLVWGLYMYLWAFVLYIVQMVLVMRRMPRVTRKAGKGG; encoded by the coding sequence ATGGAGCAGGCGCTCACACAGAACCGGGTGCTCACGGTGCCCAATGTGCTCAGCGTCATTCGCCTGGCGCTGATCCCGGTGTTCGTCTACCTCATGCTGGTCACCCACGCCAACGGCTGGGCGGTCGCCATCCTGATGTTCAGCGGCGCCTCGGACTGGGCGGACGGCAAGATCGCCCGGCTGCTCAACCAGTCCTCACGACTGGGTGTCCTGCTGGACCCCGCGGTCGACCGGCTGTACATGATCACCGTCCCGCTGGTCTTCGGGCTGAGCGGGATCGCGCCCTGGTGGTTCGTCATCACGCTGCTGGCGCGCGACGGCGCCCTGGCTGCCACGCTGCCACTGCTGCGCAGCCGCGGGCTGACCGCACTTCCGGTGACCTACATCGGCAAGGGGGCGACGTTCGCCCTCATGTCGGGTTTCCCCCTGGTGCTGCTGGGCCAGTGGCACACGACGTGGAGCCGCGCCGTCGGCGCCTGCGGATGGGCGTTTCTGGTCTGGGGCTTGTACATGTACCTGTGGGCCTTCGTGCTCTATATCGTCCAGATGGTGCTGGTCATGCGGCGCATGCCCAGGGTGACGCGAAAAGCGGGTAAGGGTGGCTGA
- the garA gene encoding glycogen accumulation regulator GarA, with protein MDNDQTSDEVTVETTSVFRADFLNELDAPAQAGTESSVSGVEGLPAGSALLVVKRGPNAGSRFLLDQAITSAGRHPDSDIFLDDVTVSRRHAEFRLEGNEFNVVDVGSLNGTYVNREPVDSAVLANGDEVQIGKFRLVFLTGPKQGDDDGGSAG; from the coding sequence ATGGATAACGACCAGACTTCTGACGAAGTCACCGTGGAAACGACCTCGGTCTTCCGCGCCGACTTCCTCAATGAGCTGGACGCACCCGCGCAAGCGGGCACCGAGAGCTCGGTATCGGGAGTCGAAGGGCTTCCGGCGGGCTCGGCGTTGCTGGTCGTCAAACGCGGACCCAATGCGGGGTCTCGGTTCCTGCTCGATCAAGCCATCACCTCGGCCGGCCGCCATCCCGACAGCGACATCTTCCTCGACGACGTCACCGTGAGCCGGCGGCACGCCGAATTCCGGTTGGAAGGCAACGAGTTCAACGTGGTCGACGTCGGCAGCCTCAACGGCACCTACGTCAACCGCGAGCCGGTGGACTCGGCCGTGCTGGCCAACGGTGACGAGGTCCAGATCGGCAAGTTCCGCCTGGTGTTCCTGACTGGCCCCAAGCAGGGTGACGATGACGGGGGATCCGCAGGCTAG
- a CDS encoding MerR family transcriptional regulator, which produces MSEQPRQEQLELADPAVTTDTVVSSEPVQPGLFPDDSVPDELVGYRGPSACQIAGITYRQLDYWARTSLVVPSIRSAAGSGSQRLYSFKDILVLKIVKRLLDTGISLHNIRVAVDHLRQRGVQDLANITLFSDGTSVYECTSAEEVVDLLQGGQGVFGIAVSGAMRELTGVIADFPGERADGGESIAAPEDELASRRKHRDRKIG; this is translated from the coding sequence GTGAGCGAGCAGCCACGTCAAGAACAGCTCGAGCTTGCCGACCCGGCCGTCACCACGGATACCGTCGTCTCCAGCGAACCCGTGCAGCCCGGCCTGTTCCCCGACGACTCCGTTCCTGACGAACTGGTCGGCTACCGCGGACCCAGTGCCTGCCAGATCGCCGGAATCACCTACCGCCAGCTCGACTACTGGGCCCGCACCTCGTTGGTGGTCCCGTCCATCCGCAGCGCGGCCGGATCCGGAAGCCAGCGCCTCTACTCGTTCAAAGACATCCTGGTCCTCAAGATCGTCAAGCGGTTGCTGGACACCGGGATCTCCCTGCACAACATCCGCGTCGCCGTCGATCACCTGCGCCAGCGCGGCGTGCAGGACCTCGCCAACATCACCTTGTTCTCCGACGGCACCTCGGTGTACGAGTGCACGTCGGCCGAAGAGGTCGTCGACCTGCTCCAGGGCGGCCAAGGCGTGTTCGGCATCGCGGTGTCGGGCGCCATGCGTGAGCTGACCGGCGTCATCGCCGACTTCCCCGGGGAGCGCGCCGACGGCGGCGAGTCGATCGCCGCGCCCGAAGACGAGCTGGCCTCCCGCCGTAAGCACCGCGACCGCAAGATCGGCTGA
- a CDS encoding DUF881 domain-containing protein: MSEDDPEAVGDETQAAPTQHAEPVTSGRQAAQRGRHELPADRPRPEIGPLRRTGLSALRRGGRSRWVFGALAVVLCLLLGVAIVTQARQTESGDSLETARPADLLVLLDSLRQREAALNTEVADLQNTLNALQASGNNDQAAIESAQARLAALSILVGTVGATGPGVTVKIDDPGPGVAPETMLDVLNELRAAGAEAIEITDGRQSVRVGVDTWIVGAPGSLSVDSKTLSPPYTVVAIGDPPTLAAAMNIPGGAEDSVKRVGGRITVQQADRVDVTTLRQPKPHQYAQPVK, translated from the coding sequence GTGAGCGAAGACGATCCAGAAGCCGTCGGCGACGAAACCCAAGCCGCGCCAACGCAGCACGCCGAGCCGGTAACCAGTGGGCGCCAAGCCGCTCAGCGGGGCCGTCATGAGTTGCCGGCAGATCGTCCGCGCCCGGAGATCGGGCCGCTGCGGCGCACCGGCTTGTCTGCGCTGCGCAGGGGCGGCCGGTCCCGCTGGGTCTTCGGCGCGCTGGCCGTCGTGCTCTGCCTGCTGCTCGGCGTCGCGATCGTCACCCAGGCCCGTCAAACCGAGTCCGGCGATTCGCTGGAAACCGCCCGTCCCGCAGACCTGTTGGTGCTGCTGGACTCGCTGCGACAACGCGAAGCCGCACTGAACACCGAGGTGGCCGACCTGCAGAACACACTCAACGCGTTGCAGGCATCGGGCAACAACGACCAGGCGGCCATCGAGAGCGCGCAAGCCCGATTGGCCGCGCTGTCCATCCTGGTCGGCACCGTTGGCGCCACCGGCCCCGGCGTCACGGTCAAGATCGACGACCCCGGACCGGGGGTGGCGCCGGAAACCATGCTCGACGTGCTCAACGAACTGCGGGCCGCCGGCGCCGAAGCCATCGAGATCACCGACGGGCGGCAATCCGTGCGCGTCGGCGTGGACACCTGGATCGTCGGCGCCCCGGGCTCGCTGAGCGTCGACTCCAAGACTTTGTCGCCGCCGTATACCGTTGTGGCGATTGGCGATCCGCCCACGCTTGCGGCGGCGATGAACATCCCCGGTGGCGCCGAGGACAGTGTCAAACGCGTCGGCGGCCGGATAACCGTGCAGCAGGCCGACCGAGTGGACGTCACCACCTTGCGGCAACCAAAACCGCACCAATACGCTCAGCCCGTCAAGTGA
- a CDS encoding MerR family transcriptional regulator: protein MSAPDSPGLTGMSIGAVLDLLRRDFPDVTISKIRFLEAEGLVTPQRAASGYRRFTAYDCARLRFILTAQRDHYLPLKVIRAQLDAQPDGELPPVGTPYGVPRLVSVSNDGAAPEVASDAATVSPTNIRLSREDLLQRAGVDEDLLTALLKAGVITTGPGGFFDEHAVVILQCARALAEYGVEPRHLRAFRSAADRQSDLIAQIAGPMVKADKAGARDRADDLAREVAALAITLHTSLIKSAVRDLLHR, encoded by the coding sequence GTGAGCGCACCCGATAGCCCCGGACTGACCGGGATGTCGATCGGGGCGGTCCTGGACCTGCTGCGACGCGATTTTCCCGACGTCACGATCTCCAAGATTCGTTTCTTGGAGGCCGAGGGGCTGGTCACGCCGCAGCGCGCGGCATCGGGTTACCGGCGCTTCACCGCATACGACTGCGCACGACTGCGTTTCATCCTCACCGCCCAGCGCGACCACTACCTGCCGCTGAAGGTGATCCGGGCACAACTGGACGCCCAGCCCGACGGGGAGCTACCGCCCGTCGGAACCCCTTACGGGGTACCGCGATTGGTGTCGGTGTCGAATGACGGCGCGGCGCCCGAGGTGGCGTCGGACGCGGCGACGGTGTCGCCCACCAACATCCGGCTCAGCCGCGAAGACCTGCTGCAGCGAGCGGGCGTCGACGAAGACCTGCTGACCGCCCTGCTCAAGGCCGGGGTCATCACCACCGGACCGGGTGGATTCTTCGACGAACATGCCGTGGTGATCCTGCAGTGCGCGCGGGCACTGGCCGAATACGGGGTGGAACCACGCCATCTGCGTGCCTTCCGGTCGGCGGCCGACCGACAGTCCGACCTCATCGCCCAGATCGCCGGCCCAATGGTCAAGGCCGACAAGGCGGGCGCGCGGGACCGCGCCGACGACCTGGCACGCGAGGTCGCCGCGCTGGCGATTACTTTGCACACCTCATTGATCAAGTCGGCCGTTCGCGACCTTCTGCACCGCTGA
- the gcvH gene encoding glycine cleavage system protein GcvH: MSDIPPDLHYTAEHEWVRRSGDDTVRVGITDFAQSALGDVVFVQLPDVGAAVTSGESFGEVESTKSVSDLYAPVSGTVSAVNGDLDGSPDLLNSDPYGAGWLVEIQVESDDVAALDAAIDELLDAESYRETLAE, translated from the coding sequence GTGAGCGATATCCCGCCCGATCTGCACTACACCGCCGAACACGAGTGGGTTCGTCGCAGCGGGGACGACACCGTCCGGGTGGGCATCACCGACTTCGCGCAGTCGGCCCTGGGTGACGTCGTGTTCGTGCAGTTGCCCGACGTGGGGGCCGCGGTCACTTCGGGCGAATCCTTCGGCGAGGTCGAGTCGACGAAGTCGGTGTCGGATCTCTACGCGCCGGTGTCGGGCACGGTGTCAGCGGTCAACGGCGACCTGGACGGCAGCCCGGACCTGCTGAACTCCGATCCCTACGGGGCGGGCTGGCTGGTGGAGATTCAGGTCGAAAGCGACGATGTCGCCGCCCTGGACGCGGCGATCGACGAGCTGCTGGACGCCGAGTCGTACCGCGAGACCCTGGCTGAGTGA